In Chryseobacterium gleum, a single genomic region encodes these proteins:
- the rpsU gene encoding 30S ribosomal protein S21 — MLIIPVKDGESIDRALKKYKRKFDKTGTVRQLRARQQFIKPSVTLRQARLKAAYKQRTLSKEEQA, encoded by the coding sequence ATGTTAATAATTCCAGTAAAAGATGGTGAATCCATCGACAGAGCTTTAAAAAAATACAAGAGAAAATTTGATAAAACAGGTACAGTTCGTCAATTAAGAGCTAGACAACAGTTTATTAAGCCTTCTGTAACTTTGAGACAAGCTAGACTAAAAGCTGCTTACAAACAAAGAACACTTAGCAAAGAAGAGCAGGCTTAA
- a CDS encoding very short patch repair endonuclease, producing MDIWNKEKRSNVMSKIKSTNTRPELLLRKFLFAKGMRYRINYKKLPGKPDIVFPKYKLIVFVNGCFWHGHEACKIAHIPKTNTEFWKHKIDKNIERDYKNVQDNILLGWNVIVIWECEINRKNLDNVYNRILNVISEDLENRTFKIKLYEENKKAILKIGEDILTLTNNDYNL from the coding sequence ATGGACATTTGGAATAAGGAGAAAAGATCAAACGTAATGAGTAAGATAAAGTCTACAAATACTAGACCTGAATTGTTGTTAAGAAAATTCTTGTTTGCTAAAGGTATGCGATATCGTATCAATTACAAAAAGCTTCCTGGTAAACCAGATATAGTATTCCCTAAATACAAATTGATTGTATTTGTTAATGGTTGTTTTTGGCATGGCCACGAAGCTTGTAAAATTGCTCACATACCAAAAACAAATACTGAGTTCTGGAAACATAAAATAGATAAGAATATTGAAAGGGATTATAAAAATGTTCAAGACAATATTCTATTAGGCTGGAATGTTATAGTTATTTGGGAATGCGAAATTAATAGAAAAAATTTGGACAATGTTTATAATAGAATATTAAATGTAATTTCTGAAGATTTAGAAAATAGAACATTTAAAATTAAATTATATGAGGAAAATAAAAAAGCTATATTGAAAATTGGTGAAGATATTCTGACACTTACTAATAACGATTATAATCTTTAA